The Oncorhynchus keta strain PuntledgeMale-10-30-2019 chromosome 17, Oket_V2, whole genome shotgun sequence genome has a window encoding:
- the LOC118395903 gene encoding neuron navigator 2-like isoform X5 encodes MKLSVIHSNFSGFPQRAPSSSYYSEGIPPWAAAGSISWDDSSSVSSGVSDTIDTDDINTSSSVSSYVNTPSVSCKDIEGQLQTDAEKHLAIEQNSVWSGSDEVKRSDGVSDNGLKMESGSKYCRHPSDMSDESDRSSSGRNTPSVAHTGSWRRGMSAQMGVTSPRTKGPITPGCATLKTHVTGKTDDAKVSEKGQHYLSPRAKCSMQRSPSDTGRSSGDEAKKPPSSSSRTPTTNTFGFKKHAGGGMTMVTASGVTITSGSATLGKIPKSVQLHGGRGLGRQASVDDGYLPVSSHSTLQYRSLPRPSRASGGGRSTSRSSSTSIDSNLSSKSNTLHGPKSRSQVPKPSAGGTPLPGSGSNQTDREKGVSSEASPTALGVRQPGGKYPDVSSPTMRRLFGGKQGKQHAPVTTAENMNNSTVISNLHANSGQQGGALDSPSASSGGSSPLYGGGGRLGVEAHSLSPLASSPSSALSTPSHSLAWNSTLSRDTLSPGYPSLSSLATSSESIDLSLGSGGHGHHSPGHDTLPACVRNNGIKTGFSDRYGHLPQLRSHDDHRDWLRSHSAGGLQESAASSPFYPTSSLTSPSGARFNFSQLAGSPTTVAQINLANLRSGLANQDGSYDPYSDPRLRNSSMSLEEKSRTMTSSGSFREGLEEVHASSVSLVSSTSSVYSTPEEKAQSEIRKLRRELDASQEKVSALTTQMSANAHLVAAFEQSLGNMTIRLQGLTTTAEQKDSELNELRKTIEHLKKQNTAVQAAINGDINLPETSCNGDRSASANESSQSHLDLRIHRQHSSDSVSSITSATSHSSVGSNQELDSKKKKNWLRSSFKQAFGKKKSPKSASSHSDIEEMTDCSLPSSPKLTAYNCSTTSTPMLQNSHSNSLISEYTDSEAEKVMGLRSELRDKEMKLTDIRLEALSSAHQLDQLRESMNRMQGEIERLKTENDCLKMESQGSCSRAASQALVASPSAGQSKHGLALTESTSLDMLLEDSGDSSSRKEGQHVKVVVTLDEDTKWKEDRRPRNFLIGCIGVSGKTKWDVLDGVVRRLFKEYIIHVDPVSQLGLNSDCVLGYSIGDIHRTSGADTPELLPCGYLVGDSDTISVSLKGVCEHSQDSLVFETLIPKPLLQRYVSQLHDHGRIILSGPSGTGKSFLASRLAEHMVLRERREVTDGTIATFNVDHKSSKELCQYLSNLADKCNSMSHGVTMPLVVILDNLHRSSSLGEVFNGLLSCKHHRCPYIIGTMNQATSTTPNLQLHHNFKWVLCANHTEPVKGFLGRFLRRRLMETEISSRQRNAELVRIIEWIPTVWHHLNRFLESHSSSDVTIGPHLFLSCPMDVEGSRVWFTDLWNYSIIPYMLEAVREGLQLYGRRATWEDPAQWVVESYPWAASPLQHEWTQLLELRPVDVGFDGYSISKDGCPRKQLPQGDTNGDPLMNMLMKLKEAAHCSASTQSYDSDSNSNQDHHDNTVLDLSLECTL; translated from the exons TTGGGACGACAGCAGCTCGGTGAGCAGTGGGGTCAGTGACACTATCGACACAGATGACATCAACACCAGTTCCTCAGTCAGCTCCTACGTCAACACTCCGTCCGTCTCCTGCAAGGACATAGAGGGACAG CTCCAGACAGACGCAGAGAAGCACCTGGCCATCGAGCAGAACTCTGTGTGGTCCGGCAGCGACGAAGTTAAGAGGTCAGACGGTGTCTCGGACAACGGGCTCAAAATGGAGTCGGGCTCCAAGTATTGCCGCCACCCCTCAGACATGTCGGACGAGTCGGACAGGAGCTCCTCGGGCCGCAATACGCCCTCCGTGGCCCACACAGGTTCCTGGAGGCGGGGAATGAGCGCCCAGATGGGCGTAACCTCCCCCAGGACCAAGGGCCCCATCACGCCAGGCTGTGCAACTCTGAAGACCCATGTTACAG GTAAAACGGACGACGCCAAGGTGTCTGAGAAAGGCCAACATTATCTCTCTCCCCGGGCCAAGTGTAGCATGCAGCGCTCCCCATCAGACACGGGCCGCAGCAGTGGAGACGAGGCCAAgaagcccccctcctcctccagccgCACCCCCACCACCAACACCTTTGGATTTAAGAAGCATGCAGGAGGAGGTATGACCATGGTGACAGCCAGCGGAGTGACCATCACCAGTGGCTCAGCCACCCTGGGAAAGATCCCCAAGTCAGTGCAGCTCCACGGGGGTCGGGGTCTTGGTCGCCAGGCCAGTGTGGATGATGGCTACCTACCTGTGAGCTCACACTCCACCCTGCAGTACCGCAGCCTCCCCCGGCCCAGCAGAGCCTCTGGTGGGGGACGTAGCACAAGCCGCTCGTCCAGCACCAGCATCGACTCCAATCTCAGCAGCAAGTCCAACACGCTCCATGGCCCCAAAAGCCGCAGCCAAGTCCCCAAACCCAGCGCTGGTGGCACCCCCCTTCCTGGCTCTGGATCCAACCAGACAGACCGGGAGAAGGGGGTGTCCTCTGAAGCCAGTCCCACAGCCCTGGGAGTCAGGCAACCAGGGGGAAAGTACCCAGATGTCTCCTCCCCTACCATGCGCAG ACTGTTCGGAGGCAAGCAGGGCAAGCAGCATGCCCCAGTCACCACCGCAGAGAACATGAACAACTCCACTGTCATCTCCAACCTCCATGCCAACTCTGGCCAGCAGGGTGGCGCTCTGGACTCCCCCTCAGCCAGTAGCGGGGGCAGTAGCCCTCTTTATGGGGGTGGAGGTCGTCTGGGTGTGGAGGCACACTCCCTCTCCCCACTGGCCTCCAGTCCCAGTTCGGCCCTGTCCACCCCCTCCCACAGCCTGGCCTGGAACAGCACCCTGAGCAGGGACACTCTGAGCCCCGGCTACCCCTCCCTCAGCAGCCTTGCCACCAGCAGCGAGTCCATCGACCTGTCTCTGGGCAGCGGAGGCCACGGACACCACAGCCCTGGTCACGACACACTGCCAGCCTGCGTCAGGAACAACGGCATCAAAACTGGCTTCTCAGACAG GTACGGCCACCTGCCCCAGCTACGTAGTCATGACGACCACCGAGATTGGCTGCGTTCCCACTCTGCAGGAGGTCTTCAGGAGTCTGCCGCCAGCTCACCCTTCTACCCCACCTCCAGCCTCACCTCGCCCTCCGGAGCCCGCTTCAACTTCTCCCAGCTTG CAGGCAGCCCTACCACGGTGGCACAGATCAACCTGGCAAACCTCCGCAGCGGCCTGGCCAATCAGGATGGTTCGTATGACCCATACAGTGACCCCCGTCTGAGGAACTCGTCCATGTCTCTAGAGGAGAAGAGTCGCACCATGACCAGCTCTGGGTCCTTCAGAGAAGGCCTGGAGGAGG TCCACgcctcctctgtgtctctggtgTCCAGCACTTCGTCTGTCTACTCCACG CCTGAGGAGAAAGCTCAGTCAGAG ATTCGTAAGCTGCGGAGAGAACTGGACGCCTCCCAAGAGAAGGTGTCTGCTCTGACCACTCAAATGAGTGCTAAT GCTCACCTGGTAGCAGCATTTGAGCAGAGCTTGGGGAACATGACCATCCGACTGCAGGGACTTACCACCACGGCTGAGCAGAAG gaCTCTGAGCTAAACGAGCTGAGGAAGACCATAGAACACCTGAAGAAGCAGAATACCGCAGTCCAGGCAGCCATCAACGGTGACATCAATCTCCCAGAGACCTCCTGCAACGGTGATAGGTCAG CTTCAGCCAATGAGAGCTCCCAGTCTCACCTGGACCTGCGTATCCACAGACAGCACTCATCTGACAGTGTGTCCAGCATCACAAGCGCCACCAGCCACTCCAGTGTGGGCAGCAACCAGGAGCTGGactccaagaagaagaagaactgg CTGCGGAGCTCCTTCAAGCAGGCATTTGGGAAGAAGAAGTCGCCCAAGTCTGCGTCCTCCCACTCAGACATTGAGGAGATGACCGACTGTTCCCTGCCCTCCTCCCCCAAGCTAACAGCATATAACTGCTCCACCACCTCTACACCCATGCTCCAGAACTCCCACTCCAACTCTTT GATCTCAGAGTACACAGACAGCGAGGCGGAGAAGGTGATGGGGCTCCGCAGTGAGCTCCGAGACAAGGAGATGAAGCTGACTGACATACGCCTGGAGGCCCTCAGCTCCGCCCACCAGCTGGACCAGCTCAGGGAGTCCATGAACCGCATGCAG GGCGAGATAGAGAGGCTGAAGACCGAGAACGACTGTCTGAAGATGGAGAGTCAGGGCAGCTGCAGCAGAGCAGCCTCACAGGCCTTAGTGGCCTCACCCTCAGCGGGCCAGTCAAAGCACGGCCTCGCCCTAACAGAGTCCACCAGCCTCG ACATGCTGTTGGAGGACAGCGGGGACAGTAGCTCACGGAAAGAAGGACAACACGTCAAGGTAGTCGTAACTCTGGATGAGGACACCAAGTGGAAAGAG GACCGTAGACCTCGTAATTTCCTGATTGGTTGCATTGGTGTCAGTGGGAAAACTAAGTGGGATGTGCTTGATGGGGTGGTCAGACGTCTCTTCAAG GAGTACATCATCCATGTGgacccagtcagccagctggGTCTAAACTCAGACTGTGTCCTGGGCTATAGCATCGGGGACATCCATCGCACCAGTGGGGCTGACACCCCTGAACTCCTGCCCTGTGGATACCTTGTTGGAGATAGTGacaccatctctgtctccctcaaaG GTGTGTGTGAGCACAGCCAGGACAGCCTGGTATTCGAGACACTGATTCCCAAGCCCCTGCTGCAGCGTTACGTGTCCCAGCTGCATGACCACGGCAGGATCATCCTGTCTGGCCCCAGCGGCACTGGAAAGAGCTTCCTGGCCAGCCGGTTGGCCGAACACATGgtgctgagggagaggagagaggtcaccGATGGGACCATTGCCACGTTCAACGTCGACCACAAGTCAAGCAAG GAGCTGTGTCAGTACCTGTCTAACCTGGCTGACAAGTGTAATAGTATGAGTCATGGGGTGACCATGCCCCTGGTGGTCATACTGGACAACCTGCACCGCAGCAGCTCCCTGGGAGAGGTCTTCAATGGCCTGCTCAGCTGCAAGCACCACCgctg TCCTTATATCATTGGAACAATGAATCAGGCTACATCGACCACTCCCAACCTCCAGCTTCATCATAACTTCAA GTGGGTGCTGTGTGCCAACCATACTGAGCCAGTGAAGGGCTTCCTGGGTCGGTTCCTGAGGAGGAGGCTGATGGAGACAGAGATCAGCAGCCGACAGCGCAATGCTGAGCTGGTGAGGATCATCGAGTGGATCCCTACTGTCTGGCATCACCTCAACCGGTTCCTGGAGTCCCACAGCTCCTCGGACGTCACCATCG GGCCCCACCTCTTCCTGTCCTGCCCCATGGATGTGGAGGGATCCAGAGTGTGGTTCACAGATCTGTGGAACTATTCCATCATTCCCTACATGCTGGAGGCTGTCCGAGAGGGGCTGCAG cTGTATGGGAGGAGAGCTACATGGGAGGATCCAGCACAGTGGGTGGTGGAGAGCTATCCCTGGGCAGCCAGCCCCCTGCAGCACGAATGGACCCAGCTGCTGGAGCTCCGGCCAGTGGACGTGGGATTCGATGGATACTCCATCTCCAAAGACGGCTGTCCCAGAAAGCAGCTTCCCCAGGGAGACACTAACGGAGACCCCCTG ATGAACATGCTGATGAAGCTAAAGGAAGCGGCCCACTGCTCCGCCAGCACTCAGAGCTACGACAGTGACTCCAACAGCAACCAGGATCACCATGACAACACTGTGCTGGACTTATCACTGGAGTGCACACTATGA